The following coding sequences are from one uncultured Bacteroides sp. window:
- a CDS encoding MAC/perforin domain-containing protein, with protein sequence MKKLFSLLMICSLFLFSCSQDNLLSSNDDSGASYAPVTTRGGLSPKYKQLGWGIDMTGNYLSFDAVKGPVIDVAKFESAPNQENRIISIPIQRTIVAKYFYGKNATEYTADMTSKLDISFGGSDAATRYEGKNPVFTNTISGSYEKKQSYSSAYTFVGYDKCITAGKCYFLETNPEILRNYLDDGFLYSLNHNTAQTVVNEYGTHVILNCTLGGRLSFIYKSMILKSTKEVIAKAGANYSFEKFGVNTNGSSIDTKLVEQNLSSSLRVQSFGGTKDISVSWDSKDGTLSSYSTTDWSNSVTFDTGIITEIKNVIPIYDLVADPIKRAELKIAVEDYIKKRQLELLEPLYHGFKSSKYNDTFGAGEVGLKYLEDYKYDIIGVECYVQRVRTEGTIPLYHGFKSSKYNDNFMAGPEGMQKLKDWGYDIIGIAGYIFAKQIPGTVPLYNGWKKSKYNNTLGAGDPGLNIFDKYGYRNIGLLGYVYPAETYWQ encoded by the coding sequence ATGAAAAAATTATTCTCATTGTTAATGATCTGTTCTCTGTTTTTATTTTCTTGCTCTCAAGATAATTTGCTAAGTTCTAATGATGATTCAGGCGCTAGCTATGCTCCAGTAACAACAAGGGGAGGATTATCTCCCAAATATAAACAACTAGGTTGGGGTATTGATATGACAGGAAATTACTTGTCTTTTGATGCAGTTAAAGGGCCTGTTATTGATGTTGCTAAATTTGAATCAGCTCCGAATCAAGAAAATCGTATTATTAGCATTCCTATACAAAGAACTATTGTAGCGAAATATTTTTATGGGAAGAATGCTACAGAATATACGGCAGACATGACATCTAAGTTAGATATTTCTTTTGGAGGTTCTGATGCAGCGACTAGGTATGAAGGAAAAAATCCTGTCTTTACTAATACTATAAGTGGAAGCTATGAAAAAAAACAGTCATATAGTAGTGCCTATACTTTTGTTGGCTATGATAAATGTATTACTGCTGGAAAATGTTATTTTTTAGAGACAAACCCTGAGATTTTAAGAAATTACCTAGATGATGGTTTTTTGTATAGTTTGAACCATAATACTGCTCAAACTGTAGTTAATGAATATGGCACACATGTTATACTGAACTGTACTTTAGGTGGAAGATTGAGCTTTATATATAAAAGTATGATATTGAAGAGTACAAAAGAAGTTATTGCCAAAGCAGGTGCTAATTATTCTTTTGAAAAGTTTGGTGTAAATACTAATGGGAGTAGTATTGATACTAAATTGGTAGAACAGAATTTAAGTTCATCTTTACGTGTTCAATCTTTTGGAGGGACAAAAGATATTTCTGTGAGCTGGGATTCTAAGGATGGAACTTTGTCGTCTTATTCGACAACAGATTGGAGTAATTCTGTGACTTTTGATACTGGTATTATAACTGAGATAAAAAATGTAATTCCGATTTATGATCTTGTTGCTGATCCCATTAAAAGAGCTGAATTAAAAATAGCTGTTGAAGATTATATAAAAAAGAGACAGTTAGAATTATTGGAACCTTTATATCATGGTTTTAAATCTTCTAAATATAATGATACCTTTGGTGCTGGAGAAGTAGGCTTGAAATATCTAGAAGATTATAAATACGATATAATTGGTGTTGAATGTTATGTACAGAGAGTTCGAACAGAAGGAACAATACCACTTTATCATGGTTTTAAATCTTCTAAATATAATGATAATTTTATGGCTGGTCCAGAAGGAATGCAAAAGTTGAAAGATTGGGGATATGATATTATTGGAATTGCTGGTTATATATTTGCAAAACAAATTCCTGGAACTGTTCCATTGTATAATGGCTGGAAAAAATCTAAATATAATAATACTTTAGGAGCGGGAGATCCAGGCTTAAATATCTTTGATAAATATGGTTATAGAAATATAGGATTACTAGGTTATGTATATCCTGCTGAAACTTATTGGCAATGA
- a CDS encoding transposase — translation MLYAVIMRFDSLREITASLQAEARKLNHLSIFMMTSRSTLSDANKRRPEAVFECIYRDLYATYHNQLSLDSRFQNEPKWMKRLQIIDSTTISLFSNLLFKGVGRHPKTGKKKGGIKVHTVTHANESVPSDIKFTSAATNDSFMLNPTSLSKSDIMTMNRAYIDYVKLEQMTPKGVIYVTKMKRNLKDCILNDTISQTPNGFMEIRIQQVCFTKQQPKEETLIHKARIITHVDQKKIGKLT, via the coding sequence ATGCTTTATGCCGTTATTATGCGTTTTGATTCTTTACGTGAAATTACCGCATCCCTGCAGGCGGAAGCTCGTAAGTTAAATCATTTGAGTATTTTCATGATGACCTCTCGTAGTACATTGTCCGATGCAAACAAGCGACGCCCTGAAGCTGTATTTGAGTGTATATATCGTGATTTATATGCAACATATCATAATCAACTTTCTTTGGACAGCCGATTCCAGAATGAACCCAAATGGATGAAGCGTCTGCAAATAATAGACTCTACCACTATATCGTTATTCTCCAATCTGCTTTTTAAAGGTGTTGGACGCCATCCTAAAACAGGTAAGAAGAAGGGTGGCATAAAAGTCCATACCGTAACCCATGCTAACGAAAGTGTACCTTCAGACATTAAATTCACCTCCGCTGCAACCAACGATTCCTTCATGTTAAATCCAACATCATTAAGTAAAAGCGATATTATGACTATGAATCGTGCTTATATCGACTACGTCAAGCTTGAACAGATGACACCAAAAGGAGTGATATATGTAACCAAGATGAAGAGGAATCTTAAAGACTGTATTTTGAACGATACAATATCCCAGACTCCTAATGGATTTATGGAAATACGTATACAGCAGGTCTGCTTCACCAAACAACAACCAAAAGAAGAAACTCTCATTCATAAAGCTCGTATTATAACGCATGTTGATCAGAAAAAGATAGGGAAACTTACTTGA
- a CDS encoding glycosyltransferase family 2 protein, which translates to MQTNKKPLVSIIVPNYNHGRFLYERIESILGQSFQDFELILLDDASVDNSKDVLLKYKDIPAVSHICINIINTGSPFIQWKKGLSLVRGEYIWIAESDDFSDPLFLEKMLLLMEKNEDAVACFSGSILIDEDGKILFKDKDYWRRCKKKYLGKHSIFDGMSYVSHNLYWKNYIYNASAVLFRHDCLSKVMDSSCFNMRFCGDWLFWVEIISQGKVIEAYEKLNYFRQHQNSTTVKAKTQGQNILEDIEVVRQIEERISDLGHYRKILRRGILYKKIGRMNAPSDIKKKIYLNLKDTLDGDICSYFIERLNKSFSCILPWLLISSRDRMRS; encoded by the coding sequence ATGCAGACGAATAAGAAACCATTGGTAAGTATTATTGTTCCAAATTATAATCATGGAAGATTTTTGTATGAACGTATAGAGTCTATTTTGGGGCAAAGCTTTCAGGATTTTGAATTGATATTGCTGGATGATGCTTCCGTTGATAATAGTAAGGATGTTTTGTTGAAGTACAAAGATATACCTGCTGTCTCTCACATTTGTATTAATATAATAAATACAGGAAGTCCTTTTATACAATGGAAAAAGGGGTTAAGCCTTGTTAGAGGTGAGTATATCTGGATCGCAGAAAGTGACGATTTTTCTGATCCTCTCTTCTTAGAAAAAATGCTGTTATTAATGGAAAAGAATGAGGATGCTGTTGCTTGCTTTTCAGGATCGATACTTATAGATGAGGATGGGAAAATCCTTTTCAAAGATAAAGATTATTGGAGGAGATGTAAAAAAAAATATCTAGGTAAGCATTCTATATTTGATGGTATGAGCTATGTTAGCCACAATCTATATTGGAAAAATTATATATACAATGCAAGCGCTGTTTTGTTCCGTCATGATTGCCTGTCGAAGGTTATGGATTCTTCTTGCTTTAATATGCGATTCTGTGGGGATTGGTTGTTTTGGGTAGAGATAATATCTCAGGGGAAAGTTATTGAAGCCTATGAAAAACTTAATTATTTTAGGCAGCATCAGAATAGTACTACTGTAAAAGCTAAAACACAGGGGCAAAATATTCTTGAAGATATAGAAGTCGTGAGGCAGATTGAAGAAAGAATTTCGGATTTGGGACATTACAGAAAAATATTAAGACGTGGAATACTTTATAAAAAAATAGGTCGAATGAATGCCCCCTCTGATATAAAGAAAAAAATATATCTGAATTTAAAGGATACTTTAGATGGTGATATTTGTTCGTATTTTATTGAACGGCTAAATAAAAGCTTCAGCTGTATTCTTCCTTGGCTTTTAATTTCTTCAAGAGATCGAATGAGGTCTTGA
- a CDS encoding ABC transporter ATP-binding protein, whose product MKEFFQLMRRFLAPYKKYLVWAVFLNLLSAVFNIFSFTLIMPILRILFKMDNEVYKFMPWDSAIGLKELVVNNFSYYITEMIAKNGPSLTLLLIGLFFAFMTLLKTSCYFSSTAVMVPLRTGVVRDIRVLVYSKVTNLPLGFFSEERKGDIIARMSGDVNEIENSVTSSLNMLIKNPILLLMYFTTLIVTSWQLTLFTLVVLPGMGWFMGVVGRKLKRQSLEAQAKWSDTMSQLEETLGGLRVIKAFIAEKKMVDRFTKCSNEYRDATNRVAMRQALAHPMSEFLGTLLIVVVLWFGGSLILGHNSPIEAPTFIFYMLILYSVIEPLKEFSKAGYNIPKGLASMERVDKILEAKNKVVELADPKSLKGLEEAIEFDDISFSYDAKKDVLKHINLTVPKGKTVALVGQSGSGKSTLVDLLPRYHDVQLGEIKIDGVNIKEVKISDLRGLIGNVNQEAILFNDTFFNNIAFGVENATMEQVIEAAKIANAHDFIMEKEEGYDTNIGDRGGKLSGGQRQRISIARAILKNPPILILDEATSALDTESERLVQEALERLMKDRTTIAIAHRLSTIKNADEICVLHEGEIVERGKHEELLAQNGYYKRLNDMQTL is encoded by the coding sequence ATGAAGGAATTCTTTCAACTCATGAGAAGATTTTTGGCACCATATAAGAAGTATCTAGTATGGGCTGTGTTTTTAAATCTACTATCTGCTGTGTTCAATATCTTTTCGTTTACTTTAATTATGCCAATACTGCGCATACTGTTTAAAATGGACAATGAGGTGTACAAGTTTATGCCTTGGGATTCTGCTATAGGACTGAAAGAATTAGTGGTGAATAATTTTTCTTATTATATTACAGAGATGATTGCCAAGAATGGTCCTTCACTTACTCTATTGCTTATTGGACTTTTCTTTGCGTTTATGACGCTGTTGAAAACTTCTTGCTATTTTTCCTCTACTGCTGTGATGGTTCCTCTGCGGACAGGGGTTGTACGGGATATCCGTGTATTGGTCTATTCTAAAGTGACGAATCTTCCATTAGGATTTTTCTCAGAAGAACGTAAAGGGGATATTATTGCTCGTATGAGTGGAGATGTAAATGAAATTGAAAACTCTGTGACGAGTTCGTTGAATATGTTAATAAAAAATCCTATATTGCTTCTCATGTACTTTACTACTTTAATTGTTACAAGTTGGCAATTGACTTTGTTTACTTTAGTAGTATTGCCTGGAATGGGATGGTTTATGGGGGTTGTAGGGAGGAAATTGAAACGTCAATCTTTAGAGGCGCAAGCTAAATGGAGTGATACCATGTCTCAATTGGAAGAGACGCTTGGAGGGTTGAGAGTGATTAAGGCTTTTATTGCCGAGAAGAAGATGGTTGACCGTTTTACGAAATGTAGCAATGAGTATAGAGATGCTACAAATAGGGTCGCAATGAGACAGGCTCTAGCGCATCCTATGAGTGAATTTTTGGGAACATTACTGATTGTAGTAGTGCTTTGGTTTGGCGGCTCGTTGATTTTAGGGCATAACTCGCCTATTGAAGCTCCTACTTTTATTTTTTATATGCTTATTTTGTACAGTGTTATTGAGCCTTTAAAAGAGTTTTCTAAAGCTGGGTATAATATACCTAAAGGATTGGCTTCTATGGAGCGTGTAGACAAAATTTTGGAAGCCAAAAATAAAGTTGTAGAACTTGCCGACCCAAAATCTCTAAAAGGGCTTGAAGAAGCGATTGAATTTGATGATATTTCTTTTAGCTATGATGCCAAAAAGGATGTGCTGAAGCATATTAACTTAACAGTTCCTAAAGGAAAAACTGTTGCTTTGGTTGGTCAATCGGGATCAGGTAAATCTACGTTGGTTGATTTGTTGCCTCGTTATCATGATGTTCAACTGGGAGAGATAAAAATTGATGGTGTAAATATTAAGGAAGTGAAGATTTCTGACTTGCGAGGACTCATCGGAAATGTTAATCAGGAAGCGATCTTGTTTAATGATACGTTTTTTAATAATATAGCTTTTGGGGTAGAAAATGCTACTATGGAGCAGGTTATTGAGGCTGCAAAAATAGCAAATGCTCATGATTTTATAATGGAGAAAGAAGAGGGATATGATACAAACATTGGGGATAGAGGTGGAAAACTATCTGGAGGTCAGAGACAGCGTATCAGTATCGCTCGTGCTATATTGAAAAATCCTCCGATATTGATTCTAGATGAGGCAACTTCTGCGCTTGATACGGAATCGGAACGTTTGGTACAAGAGGCTTTAGAGAGATTGATGAAAGATCGTACTACTATTGCTATTGCTCACAGGCTTTCCACTATTAAAAATGCGGATGAAATATGCGTATTACATGAAGGAGAGATTGTAGAACGAGGCAAGCATGAAGAATTATTAGCTCAAAACGGATATTATAAACGTTTGAATGATATGCAGACTTTATAA
- a CDS encoding ribonuclease H family protein: MAKQKFYVVWDGVNPGIYSTWNECLLQTKGYENAKYKSFDSKEEAEKAFASSPYAYIGTKPSKPKNKPAALPTAIIENSLAVDAACSGNPGPMEYRGVHVASQQEIFHFGPMRGTNNIGEFLALVHGLALLKQKGFDMPIYSDSVNAISWVKQKKCKTKLPRTSETEELFKLIERAEIWLRENKYTTPILKWETKIWGEIPADFGRK; the protein is encoded by the coding sequence ATGGCAAAGCAGAAGTTTTATGTCGTATGGGATGGAGTAAATCCAGGTATCTACAGTACTTGGAATGAATGTCTTTTGCAAACTAAAGGATACGAAAATGCCAAATACAAATCTTTTGATAGTAAAGAAGAAGCAGAAAAAGCCTTTGCATCCTCTCCATACGCCTATATAGGAACAAAGCCTTCAAAGCCAAAGAACAAGCCAGCAGCTCTTCCCACAGCTATTATCGAAAACAGTTTAGCTGTAGATGCTGCATGCAGCGGTAATCCTGGTCCCATGGAATACAGAGGGGTACATGTAGCTAGTCAACAAGAAATTTTTCATTTTGGGCCAATGAGAGGCACCAATAACATTGGAGAATTTCTAGCTCTCGTTCATGGCTTAGCCTTATTAAAACAAAAAGGATTTGATATGCCTATCTATAGCGATAGTGTTAATGCAATCAGCTGGGTCAAACAAAAAAAGTGCAAGACTAAACTCCCACGAACCTCAGAGACAGAAGAGTTATTTAAACTCATTGAGCGCGCAGAAATATGGCTCAGAGAAAATAAATATACCACCCCAATCTTAAAATGGGAAACAAAAATATGGGGCGAAATACCTGCTGATTTCGGAAGAAAATAA
- a CDS encoding shikimate kinase: protein MIRIFLTGYMGAGKTTLGKAFARKMNLSFIDLDWYIEGHFHKTVQELFLEHGEEGFRELERNMLHEVALFENVLISTGGGTPCFFDNMDFMNSCGKTVFLSVNPDVLFSRLRVAKQQRPILQGKNDEELKLFIIEALEKRMPHYLRAKYIFCADELENLNQIENSVQKMKTLLEIVES from the coding sequence ATGATTCGTATTTTTTTAACTGGTTATATGGGAGCCGGAAAAACAACTTTAGGGAAAGCTTTTGCTCGTAAGATGAATTTATCATTTATTGACTTAGACTGGTATATTGAGGGTCATTTTCATAAAACGGTTCAAGAGTTGTTTCTTGAGCATGGTGAAGAAGGATTCCGTGAATTAGAAAGGAACATGTTGCATGAAGTGGCTTTATTTGAGAATGTTTTAATCTCTACGGGTGGAGGAACTCCTTGTTTTTTTGATAATATGGATTTCATGAATTCTTGTGGGAAGACCGTTTTCTTGAGCGTAAATCCTGATGTTTTATTCTCTCGATTGCGTGTTGCTAAGCAGCAAAGACCTATATTACAGGGCAAAAATGACGAAGAATTGAAACTTTTTATAATTGAAGCTTTGGAGAAAAGAATGCCTCACTATCTTAGAGCAAAATATATTTTTTGTGCTGATGAATTGGAAAATTTGAATCAAATAGAGAACTCTGTACAAAAAATGAAAACATTATTGGAGATTGTTGAATCGTGA
- a CDS encoding SprT family zinc-dependent metalloprotease, translating to MDQIIEDKELGRLIIHVNPRAKRFIFRTRNDEITITIPPKTSLKEVKVTIEKLREKLLISKKNVLTTHINLDYKIQTDFFELSLIQENQERFLAHSEPGKMKIICPTNANFEDKKLQIWLRKVIEEALRRNAKIILPPKLYMLSEKNQLHYESVKINSSRGRWGSCSAKQNINLSYFLLLLPEHLINYVLLHELCHTKEMNHGEKFWKLLNMLTDNKALELRNELKKYKTNF from the coding sequence TTGGATCAAATAATAGAAGACAAAGAACTAGGGCGCTTAATAATACATGTAAATCCGCGAGCAAAACGATTCATCTTTCGTACAAGAAATGATGAAATTACGATAACGATTCCTCCCAAAACCTCTCTAAAGGAAGTAAAAGTTACGATCGAAAAATTACGCGAAAAATTATTAATTAGTAAGAAGAACGTTCTAACCACTCATATTAATTTAGACTATAAAATACAAACCGATTTTTTTGAATTATCACTAATTCAAGAAAACCAAGAACGATTCCTAGCTCATTCCGAACCTGGAAAAATGAAAATAATTTGCCCTACAAATGCAAATTTTGAAGACAAAAAACTACAAATATGGTTGCGCAAAGTTATAGAAGAGGCTTTAAGGCGAAATGCCAAGATCATCCTTCCACCAAAGCTCTACATGCTCAGTGAAAAAAATCAGCTACATTATGAAAGCGTCAAAATCAACTCAAGTCGTGGCAGATGGGGAAGCTGTTCTGCTAAACAGAATATTAACCTATCCTACTTTCTTCTTCTATTACCTGAACATTTAATAAATTACGTATTATTACACGAATTATGCCATACCAAAGAAATGAATCATGGAGAAAAATTCTGGAAATTACTTAACATGCTAACAGATAACAAGGCTCTTGAGCTTCGTAATGAACTTAAAAAGTATAAAACAAATTTTTAA
- a CDS encoding head GIN domain-containing protein: MKTSVKILSILFFLNIFLTGCDIWGNYIKPSNNYITRNYKVKDFSKIDISTVGNICFQQSADSTRSVKIYGPDNIVALMKIGVRDGVLVLNMDKKYKLRNVKKMRISITSPSLTKISFKGVGDMLIKDSLFTNSLDVESMGVGNIEITSLICKDLKVKSVGVGNVKLKGVAQNASFMVKGIGDIEADNFKALSIEASSQGVGHISCYAVKSLSASVKGIGSIRYKGKPEKKKFFKGGVGSITSF; the protein is encoded by the coding sequence ATGAAAACAAGTGTGAAAATTTTGTCGATATTGTTCTTTTTGAACATATTTTTGACCGGCTGTGATATTTGGGGCAATTATATCAAGCCTAGTAATAATTATATTACTCGTAATTACAAAGTGAAAGATTTTAGCAAAATTGATATTTCTACTGTAGGTAATATTTGTTTCCAGCAATCTGCAGATAGTACTAGATCTGTGAAAATATATGGTCCCGATAATATTGTAGCTCTTATGAAGATAGGAGTCAGAGATGGGGTGTTAGTTTTGAATATGGATAAGAAATATAAGTTGAGAAATGTGAAGAAAATGAGAATATCTATTACATCTCCATCTTTAACGAAGATTTCTTTTAAGGGAGTTGGAGATATGCTTATAAAAGACTCTCTCTTTACAAATTCTTTAGATGTAGAAAGTATGGGTGTGGGAAACATCGAGATTACATCGCTGATTTGTAAAGATCTAAAGGTCAAATCTGTGGGGGTAGGCAATGTGAAATTGAAAGGGGTAGCACAAAATGCTAGCTTTATGGTTAAAGGAATCGGTGATATAGAAGCTGATAATTTTAAAGCACTTTCTATAGAAGCATCTTCACAAGGTGTTGGGCATATTTCTTGTTATGCAGTAAAGTCTTTATCAGCTTCTGTAAAAGGTATCGGGAGCATAAGGTATAAAGGAAAACCTGAAAAGAAAAAGTTTTTTAAAGGAGGCGTTGGAAGCATAACATCATTTTAA